A region of Roseobacter litoralis Och 149 DNA encodes the following proteins:
- a CDS encoding sugar ABC transporter ATP-binding protein has protein sequence MTSHGQADLGMQAGHSRSHMSLTGITKRYGGVTALENVNFSCDLGSIHAVLGENGAGKSTLIKIMSGVVTPNEGVINLAGKPVSFPGPSAANAAGIVCIFQELSLLPDLSVSDNISIADPPRRFGLIDKRAQRRRAEELLARIGCEDVNPLSKVRDLALSRRQMVEIAKALAKDPTVLILDEATSALTASDVDRVFDILRKLRDDGISILSISHRMHEIEAVADMCSVFRNGKNVETFKQGTRSADEIVQMMIGREISAHFPPKPIKEPVQADAAPPVLQIRDYGWENTLRGISLSVRKGEIVGLGGLDGQGQKELLLGLFGVLKNTTGSVEIDGKPVHIRSPRDAKKAGIKIALVPEDRKTEGLMLPMSISDNLAIASLDRVSQGGRLNQKALDTAVGKAVERMQIKIGAEGDPVSTLSGGNQQKVVIAKWLMTEPRIILLNDPTRGIDVGTKQEIYLLLRELAAEGAAIILYSTDYEELIGCCDRVDVMYDGQIVRELAGDDITEHNIISSALNIKEAAQ, from the coding sequence ATGACATCACACGGCCAAGCGGATTTGGGCATGCAGGCGGGGCATTCCAGATCGCATATGTCCTTGACGGGGATCACAAAACGATACGGCGGTGTTACGGCGTTGGAAAACGTGAATTTTTCCTGCGACCTCGGCTCGATCCATGCCGTGCTGGGGGAAAACGGTGCCGGTAAATCCACGCTGATCAAGATCATGTCCGGCGTTGTCACGCCCAATGAGGGGGTGATCAATCTCGCGGGCAAACCTGTCTCCTTTCCCGGCCCATCGGCGGCAAATGCCGCGGGCATTGTGTGCATTTTTCAGGAACTGTCGTTGCTGCCGGACCTGAGCGTTTCGGATAATATCTCCATCGCTGATCCGCCGCGCCGCTTTGGCCTCATCGACAAAAGGGCACAACGCCGCCGAGCCGAAGAGCTTTTGGCAAGGATCGGCTGCGAAGATGTGAACCCTTTGAGCAAAGTGCGCGACCTTGCGTTGTCGCGCCGCCAAATGGTCGAGATTGCCAAGGCGCTGGCAAAGGACCCGACGGTTCTGATCCTTGATGAGGCGACCTCAGCCTTGACCGCATCGGACGTGGACCGCGTCTTTGATATCCTGCGCAAGCTGCGCGATGACGGGATTTCAATTCTCAGTATCTCGCATCGAATGCACGAAATCGAAGCGGTGGCTGACATGTGTTCCGTCTTCCGTAATGGCAAAAACGTCGAGACGTTCAAACAGGGCACGCGATCCGCTGATGAAATCGTGCAAATGATGATTGGTCGCGAAATCTCCGCGCATTTCCCGCCGAAGCCCATAAAGGAACCAGTGCAGGCAGACGCCGCGCCGCCTGTTCTGCAAATCCGGGACTACGGCTGGGAAAACACATTGCGCGGCATCAGCCTGTCGGTGCGCAAGGGCGAGATTGTGGGTCTGGGGGGCCTTGATGGTCAGGGCCAGAAAGAGCTGCTGCTCGGCCTGTTTGGGGTTCTGAAAAACACCACCGGCAGTGTCGAAATTGACGGCAAGCCCGTGCATATCCGCTCGCCCAGAGATGCGAAAAAAGCGGGCATCAAAATCGCGCTTGTGCCAGAGGATCGCAAAACTGAGGGGCTGATGTTGCCGATGTCGATCTCGGACAACCTTGCCATTGCATCGCTTGATCGCGTGTCTCAGGGCGGGCGGCTGAACCAAAAAGCGCTTGATACGGCGGTCGGCAAGGCGGTTGAGCGGATGCAGATCAAGATCGGTGCTGAGGGGGATCCGGTGTCCACGCTTTCCGGGGGCAACCAGCAAAAGGTCGTGATCGCAAAGTGGCTTATGACCGAACCGCGCATCATCCTGCTGAATGATCCGACCCGCGGGATCGACGTCGGCACCAAACAGGAAATCTATCTGCTGCTGCGCGAACTGGCCGCCGAGGGGGCCGCGATCATCCTATATTCGACCGACTACGAAGAGTTGATTGGCTGCTGTGATCGCGTCGACGTCATGTACGACGGGCAGATTGTGCGCGAACTGGCGGGCGATGACATCACCGAACACAACATCATTTCCAGCGCCCTGAACATCAAGGAAGCCGCCCAATGA
- a CDS encoding sugar ABC transporter substrate-binding protein has protein sequence MTLSHYKKMFGAASLVGGLLLSTAAFAGPEFVSGPGHDPVCFTPWSDDIKFMQWEPREGPHKVAVVNGFVGNTWRIQMIQTAKAFAEQPEIAAQLEDFKVVSTGTDVAAQLGAIEDFINQGYDAIVTIAVSPEGFDRVIRLADRNDVVVVPFDNVLDTDKVMQVNQDQLEMGRMYARWLMEQLGDQKSGKILEVRGLQGNSVDRDRHIGFRELMEPSGDWDIVEVVGNWDDGTAQKVTADAIAVHKEFDAVVVQGGTTGAVRAMLDAGHPLVPIAGESENGFRKLLAEYGPQGLKGKSIGQSPGMVSIAMKAALAALDGKVMPQLVSVPIPFADYDELEAGKNYWPDLTDNFFTVNEFPPCGVNITAREIMAKTADND, from the coding sequence ATGACACTTAGTCACTACAAAAAAATGTTTGGCGCGGCGAGCCTTGTCGGCGGTCTGCTGCTATCGACCGCTGCGTTTGCAGGGCCGGAGTTCGTGTCTGGTCCGGGTCATGACCCGGTGTGTTTCACGCCTTGGAGCGATGACATCAAATTCATGCAATGGGAGCCGCGCGAAGGGCCGCATAAGGTTGCCGTGGTCAACGGATTTGTTGGCAACACGTGGCGCATTCAGATGATCCAGACCGCAAAAGCCTTTGCTGAGCAGCCAGAGATCGCAGCCCAGTTGGAAGACTTCAAGGTTGTGTCCACCGGAACGGATGTTGCCGCGCAGCTTGGCGCCATCGAAGATTTCATCAACCAGGGCTATGATGCCATTGTCACGATCGCCGTCTCTCCGGAGGGGTTTGACCGGGTGATCCGTCTGGCAGATCGCAACGATGTTGTCGTGGTTCCCTTTGACAATGTTCTCGACACCGACAAGGTCATGCAGGTCAATCAGGACCAACTTGAAATGGGCCGCATGTACGCGCGCTGGCTCATGGAGCAGTTGGGCGATCAGAAATCCGGCAAGATTCTTGAGGTGCGCGGCCTGCAGGGCAATTCGGTTGACCGCGACCGCCACATTGGTTTCCGTGAGCTGATGGAACCATCAGGGGACTGGGACATCGTCGAAGTTGTCGGCAATTGGGATGACGGCACCGCTCAGAAGGTGACCGCAGATGCGATCGCAGTGCACAAGGAATTTGATGCGGTTGTCGTTCAGGGCGGCACGACAGGGGCCGTGCGGGCGATGCTGGATGCGGGTCACCCGTTGGTGCCGATTGCCGGTGAAAGCGAAAACGGCTTTAGAAAACTGCTGGCGGAATACGGCCCGCAGGGCCTGAAGGGCAAATCCATCGGCCAGTCGCCCGGCATGGTGTCAATCGCCATGAAGGCTGCGCTTGCGGCGCTGGATGGCAAGGTGATGCCGCAGCTGGTTTCGGTGCCTATTCCTTTCGCTGATTATGACGAATTGGAAGCGGGCAAGAACTACTGGCCCGATCTGACTGACAACTTCTTTACCGTAAACGAATTCCCACCCTGTGGCGTGAACATCACCGCACGGGAAATCATGGCAAAGACTGCTGACAACGACTGA
- a CDS encoding alpha-D-ribose 1-methylphosphonate 5-triphosphate diphosphatase, with product MNPPLVGKVGASHPHPDGHAPLCLANAQLVLTDQVLTGRIVVQAGVITDILEGDDVPPGAIDCRGDYVLPGLIELHTDNLERHIEPRPEVNWPHLPALVAHDAELASTGITTVFDALRVGSIHNNKARYKAYARDLATELLAARDAGYFRISHFLHLRAETCSDTLLEEMAEFGPEDRVGIVSLMDHTPGQRQFRDLHALKTYVAKKRGLSDADFDEHVANLKRLQRLYGAKHQAGAVAEANRYGATLASHDDTTEEQVETSQKLGAHFAEFPTTHEAALACRASGLAVMMGAPNIIRGMSHSGNVSAMELAKEGLLDIVSSDYVPSALLLSAFRLSDIWNDLPRAVSCVTANPAMAVGLTDRGRLALGLRGDVLRVTLAGDAPLIRGVWSQGHRVS from the coding sequence ATGAATCCCCCCTTGGTAGGAAAGGTCGGTGCATCGCATCCGCACCCTGACGGGCACGCACCGCTGTGCCTTGCCAACGCGCAACTCGTTTTGACGGATCAGGTTCTGACAGGGCGCATAGTTGTACAGGCTGGTGTGATAACTGACATTCTGGAAGGTGACGACGTGCCACCCGGTGCAATCGACTGTCGGGGCGACTATGTGCTGCCCGGCCTGATTGAATTGCATACTGACAACCTTGAGCGTCATATCGAACCGCGCCCGGAAGTGAACTGGCCGCATTTACCAGCGCTTGTCGCGCATGATGCCGAACTTGCATCAACCGGAATCACGACAGTCTTTGACGCCTTGCGCGTAGGGTCCATCCATAACAACAAGGCCAGGTACAAAGCCTATGCCCGCGACCTCGCCACTGAACTATTGGCAGCGCGCGATGCAGGTTATTTTCGCATCAGCCATTTCCTGCATCTGCGCGCCGAAACCTGTTCGGACACCTTGCTGGAAGAGATGGCGGAATTTGGCCCCGAGGACCGCGTTGGCATCGTCAGCCTCATGGATCATACACCCGGGCAGCGCCAGTTCAGAGACCTGCACGCACTCAAAACCTATGTGGCCAAGAAACGCGGCTTGTCAGATGCCGATTTTGACGAACACGTTGCCAATTTGAAACGATTGCAGCGGCTTTATGGGGCCAAGCATCAGGCCGGTGCTGTGGCAGAGGCAAACCGCTATGGTGCCACGCTGGCCAGCCACGACGACACCACTGAGGAACAGGTTGAGACATCGCAGAAACTCGGGGCGCATTTCGCCGAATTTCCCACAACGCATGAGGCTGCATTGGCTTGCCGTGCCTCTGGGCTTGCGGTGATGATGGGCGCACCAAACATCATCCGGGGTATGTCGCATTCAGGGAATGTATCGGCAATGGAACTGGCCAAAGAAGGTCTTTTGGATATCGTCTCATCGGACTATGTGCCCTCGGCATTGCTGCTATCGGCATTTCGGCTGTCCGACATCTGGAATGACCTGCCACGTGCTGTTTCCTGTGTGACGGCAAACCCGGCAATGGCGGTCGGGCTCACTGATCGTGGCCGGCTGGCTTTGGGGCTGCGCGGCGACGTGTTGCGCGTGACCCTTGCGGGGGACGCGCCATTGATCCGGGGCGTTTGGTCTCAGGGCCACCGGGTCAGCTAA
- a CDS encoding catalase family protein, whose protein sequence is MDRRDGCSTEPLSFERIPEMEDKWRKEITAMTVELQDKRKSIQNDEILRGVHPKSHGCLDAEFTVNCDISAELQVGLFAHPGKCFQAKIRYSNADVLKRADLEKGHDPTGARLLKHGSRGMAIKVLDVGEPVLLDDGCAQNQDFLMVNSPEFAFRNVRDYRRLTQALCASADGADPLLFFLPGELLKRGMMDMSGNLLPAPANEPQQNARLRALFETNSDFFAEFAEEDMQGVISAAAVVGEIQATPVRNPLFAPYFSAAPFRFGNDRVMRFSVVPINSDAMASQADISAFENFGDDYLSQALALSVADNDPIKLSFRVQVAQSEDIKNDIDGMIENAARAWDEDQFTHTEVAQVTINPQCQPTELVDTCKPLLFTPWHAVADFEPLGGINRLRKPVYSTSAAFRRSV, encoded by the coding sequence ATGGACCGCCGCGATGGATGTTCAACTGAACCCCTGAGTTTTGAACGTATTCCCGAAATGGAAGACAAATGGCGCAAGGAAATCACCGCCATGACCGTCGAATTACAGGACAAGCGAAAGTCGATCCAGAACGATGAAATTCTGCGCGGTGTCCATCCCAAGTCTCATGGCTGCCTCGATGCGGAGTTTACGGTGAACTGCGATATCAGCGCTGAGTTGCAGGTCGGGCTTTTTGCGCATCCGGGCAAGTGCTTTCAGGCAAAGATAAGATATTCGAACGCAGATGTTCTGAAGCGCGCTGATCTCGAGAAAGGCCACGATCCGACTGGTGCCAGATTACTGAAACATGGCAGCCGCGGCATGGCGATCAAGGTTCTTGATGTTGGCGAGCCCGTTCTTTTAGACGATGGTTGTGCTCAAAATCAGGACTTCTTGATGGTGAACTCACCAGAATTTGCGTTTCGCAATGTCCGGGATTATCGGCGCCTGACGCAAGCCCTCTGCGCCTCTGCGGATGGTGCAGACCCGCTTCTTTTCTTTCTGCCCGGCGAACTGCTGAAAAGGGGCATGATGGACATGTCTGGCAATCTGTTGCCCGCACCCGCAAACGAGCCGCAGCAAAATGCCAGATTGCGCGCGCTTTTCGAAACGAACAGCGACTTCTTTGCGGAGTTTGCCGAAGAGGACATGCAGGGCGTGATCAGCGCTGCTGCCGTTGTTGGGGAAATACAGGCGACACCGGTCAGAAACCCGCTTTTTGCGCCCTATTTCAGCGCAGCACCGTTTCGGTTTGGAAATGATCGTGTGATGCGGTTTTCGGTGGTCCCAATAAATTCTGATGCGATGGCGTCGCAGGCGGACATCAGTGCGTTCGAAAATTTCGGCGACGATTATCTGTCGCAAGCGCTGGCTTTATCCGTTGCAGACAATGACCCCATAAAGCTGAGCTTTCGCGTGCAGGTCGCGCAGAGCGAAGACATCAAGAACGATATCGATGGGATGATCGAAAATGCCGCGCGCGCGTGGGACGAAGATCAGTTCACGCATACCGAAGTTGCGCAAGTCACGATAAACCCGCAATGCCAGCCAACAGAGCTTGTCGATACCTGTAAGCCGCTGCTGTTTACACCTTGGCATGCAGTGGCCGATTTCGAACCACTCGGTGGGATCAACCGGTTGCGCAAGCCGGTGTATTCGACCTCAGCAGCTTTCAGGCGGAGCGTCTGA
- a CDS encoding HpcH/HpaI aldolase family protein, with the protein MTSFHALLMQEQLPIGTYLGEFATPGIGEILAAVGCEFVFVDMEHSGFSFQTSAQILRNLHGAGLATMLRVPSKAAHHLQRAADIGAQGVIAPMVGTAQEARDCIAALKYAPDGQRGVAIGIAHDDFRKRSVPDAMRHANQKTGFVALIETAEGVTNCEEIMSLPGVDAIWIGHLDLSVSLGIPGDFNNPLFLDAVTRIMAAAADAETPVGRLVGSAEEAARCHREGCRLMCYLGDIWLLQKALGEGIATIRSQLGNNS; encoded by the coding sequence ATGACCTCCTTCCATGCTCTTTTGATGCAAGAACAGCTGCCAATCGGCACCTACCTCGGAGAGTTCGCAACACCGGGTATCGGCGAAATACTGGCCGCTGTGGGCTGCGAATTCGTGTTTGTAGACATGGAACACAGTGGGTTTTCCTTTCAGACCAGCGCACAGATTTTACGCAACCTTCATGGGGCCGGTCTGGCTACCATGCTGCGCGTCCCGTCCAAGGCGGCTCATCATCTTCAGCGCGCGGCGGATATCGGCGCACAGGGTGTCATCGCGCCGATGGTCGGCACCGCACAAGAGGCCCGTGACTGTATTGCCGCGCTGAAGTATGCGCCTGATGGTCAACGCGGCGTGGCGATTGGCATCGCACATGATGACTTTCGCAAGCGATCTGTCCCTGATGCGATGCGACATGCCAATCAAAAAACCGGTTTCGTGGCGCTGATCGAAACGGCCGAAGGTGTCACGAATTGCGAGGAGATCATGTCCCTCCCAGGGGTGGACGCGATCTGGATCGGTCATTTGGATCTCAGTGTATCCTTGGGCATACCCGGTGACTTCAATAATCCGCTTTTTCTTGATGCGGTCACAAGAATAATGGCGGCAGCCGCTGACGCAGAAACTCCCGTTGGCCGGTTGGTCGGCAGTGCGGAAGAGGCCGCCCGTTGTCACCGCGAAGGGTGCCGCCTGATGTGCTATCTTGGCGACATATGGCTTCTTCAAAAAGCCTTGGGGGAAGGGATTGCAACAATTCGATCCCAGCTTGGCAACAACTCTTGA
- a CDS encoding metal-dependent hydrolase family protein: MRETLICNAMIFDGSGAKPFPGHLRLRGNRIAQVMKGSDAVAQEADEVIDAGGAFLMPGLIEGHGHISFIDQADLMDLAVIGVEEHTLATMHNALKLLDAGFTSVNSAASAKVRLDAVIRDEIEAGRIPGPRLRAASPEITVTSGLGDANKMHVKLHTFGMVVDGEDEVVSAVRLCIREGVDNIKLNISGDVFMPNADSFSTVMAENEVRVAVETAHAHGKRVAAHCRAADSIKRAVRNRVDMIYHCDHADEEALDMLEAAKDWVLTGPAIGVIIKSIEALQSADDPALQPQIDELKKLYDDNCWTHAEMRKRNIPIVIGGDYGFAVNPQGTNANDLVYFVEHYGFSPAETLHAATMIGARAMNRPDELGQIREGFLADLLLIDGDPLDDIAILTDPAHFKAIMKDGKFHQQRRDGAINTDQENSGRGWLAAQQ; this comes from the coding sequence ATGCGAGAAACCCTCATCTGCAACGCCATGATCTTTGATGGCTCCGGCGCCAAGCCCTTTCCCGGTCACCTGCGTCTTCGTGGAAACCGCATTGCGCAGGTGATGAAAGGGTCGGATGCGGTCGCGCAGGAGGCTGACGAAGTAATTGATGCGGGCGGAGCCTTTCTGATGCCGGGGCTGATCGAGGGTCACGGGCACATCTCTTTTATCGATCAGGCAGATCTGATGGACCTCGCGGTCATCGGTGTGGAAGAGCACACGCTGGCGACGATGCACAACGCGCTCAAACTGCTTGATGCGGGCTTTACCAGCGTCAACAGCGCCGCCTCTGCCAAGGTTCGCCTTGATGCCGTCATCCGTGACGAAATCGAGGCCGGGCGGATCCCGGGGCCGCGCCTGCGCGCCGCCAGTCCGGAAATCACGGTGACCAGCGGTCTTGGGGATGCCAACAAGATGCATGTCAAACTTCATACTTTCGGCATGGTCGTCGATGGTGAGGATGAGGTCGTATCGGCGGTGCGGCTCTGTATCCGCGAGGGCGTAGACAACATTAAACTGAACATCTCGGGTGATGTGTTCATGCCGAATGCGGATTCGTTTTCTACCGTGATGGCCGAAAACGAAGTCCGGGTCGCGGTTGAGACGGCCCATGCCCACGGCAAGCGCGTGGCGGCCCATTGTCGTGCGGCGGATTCAATCAAACGGGCTGTGCGCAATCGTGTCGACATGATTTATCACTGCGATCATGCGGACGAAGAGGCTCTGGATATGCTGGAAGCGGCCAAGGACTGGGTGCTGACGGGACCTGCCATTGGCGTGATAATCAAATCTATCGAAGCGCTGCAAAGTGCTGACGATCCCGCGCTGCAGCCCCAGATTGACGAGTTGAAAAAACTCTACGACGATAACTGCTGGACCCATGCGGAAATGCGCAAACGCAATATTCCGATCGTGATCGGCGGGGATTACGGCTTTGCGGTTAATCCGCAGGGCACCAATGCCAATGACCTCGTTTACTTTGTCGAGCACTATGGCTTCAGCCCTGCCGAGACGCTTCACGCGGCCACGATGATCGGTGCGCGCGCCATGAACCGACCGGATGAACTGGGTCAGATCCGTGAGGGGTTTCTGGCTGACCTGCTCTTGATCGACGGTGATCCCCTGGACGATATAGCGATCCTTACCGATCCCGCGCATTTCAAAGCGATCATGAAAGACGGAAAATTTCACCAGCAGCGCCGCGATGGCGCGATAAATACTGACCAGGAAAACAGCGGGCGCGGTTGGCTGGCGGCGCAGCAATGA
- the galE gene encoding UDP-glucose 4-epimerase GalE: MNILLTGGAGYIGSHTFISLIDAGHKPIVVDTFDNSSPQVLDRLHALTGQKPVFYQADVRNSDMIADILMRESCDAVIHFAGRKSVGEGQSDPVLYFDQNVGGTVQLLHAMNKSGCKKLIFSSSAVVYGNPEYLPIDEEHPLSTCNVYGDTKRTVEDMLRALSASDPEWSVVLLRYFNPVGAHKSGDIGEYPRGIPNNLMPYVTQVAVGQLEQLSVFGGDYDTPDGTGVRDFIHVCDLADGHVSAMKLLDDTGCTAMNLGTGKGYSVLDIIQTFETVNKVRIPYEITDRRPGDVAACYANPSYARTLTGWQARLELADMCRDAWNWQQKNPMGFD, from the coding sequence TTGAACATATTACTCACAGGTGGGGCTGGATATATAGGATCGCATACTTTCATAAGCCTGATCGATGCGGGTCACAAGCCGATTGTCGTTGATACCTTTGACAACTCTTCCCCGCAGGTGCTGGATCGGTTGCACGCGCTCACGGGCCAGAAACCTGTGTTTTATCAGGCTGATGTGCGTAATTCAGACATGATCGCAGACATTCTCATGCGCGAAAGTTGCGATGCGGTCATCCATTTTGCCGGCCGCAAATCGGTAGGCGAAGGTCAGTCCGACCCCGTTTTATACTTTGACCAGAACGTCGGCGGGACAGTCCAGCTTTTGCATGCGATGAACAAATCTGGCTGTAAGAAGCTGATTTTTTCCTCTTCGGCGGTGGTTTATGGCAATCCGGAGTATTTGCCCATCGATGAAGAGCACCCGCTTTCAACCTGTAATGTGTACGGTGACACGAAACGCACTGTAGAGGACATGCTGCGCGCGCTGTCCGCGTCCGATCCGGAATGGTCCGTCGTTCTGTTGCGGTATTTCAACCCGGTGGGGGCGCATAAATCGGGTGATATCGGCGAATACCCGCGCGGCATTCCCAACAATCTGATGCCTTACGTCACACAGGTCGCTGTTGGGCAGTTGGAACAGCTTTCCGTATTCGGGGGCGATTATGATACGCCAGATGGCACGGGCGTCCGTGACTTCATTCACGTTTGTGACCTTGCCGATGGTCATGTCAGCGCAATGAAGCTTCTGGATGACACCGGGTGCACGGCGATGAATTTGGGGACGGGCAAAGGGTACTCGGTGCTCGATATCATCCAGACATTCGAAACGGTTAACAAAGTGCGCATCCCATATGAGATTACGGACCGCCGCCCCGGTGATGTCGCAGCCTGTTATGCCAACCCGTCCTACGCAAGAACCTTGACCGGCTGGCAGGCCAGGTTGGAGCTCGCGGATATGTGCCGGGACGCGTGGAACTGGCAACAAAAGAACCCCATGGGGTTCGACTGA
- a CDS encoding S1 family peptidase, with the protein MFDLLGRLTVVLTCIWAFPLLAQSPSTQMLSSARSDVGFVVATNCTDGQDRSGTAFVWPTSKQVITARHVVAGCNTINIVFKNHGTFSAGPIREIRAQDLIALELDSPTGATVQTLTDAFPPLHSQVAVVGFALGAPTADDKLLTVTTGNQPPPAKLRDLLPSAERNTVAQNGPWELDTAILRLDGNLTHGHSGAPVFDHQGRVVAIGAGGLKSGATGIVWAVNASYLLDQSNWSSVSAGQAVNPETNLSFSVQSPQSTINTVNCGNFSLSLSRKSTFYEIAATVDDPLGLQQLQNAVGFGLPLNFNELVFEVWEDLVSGAVIPLPQGSDLRPSSSGCTATVGNGVAIWIRSYDASGDANFQFSIQNFSLQLESDLGFAIGPNVFDPNFTYSYPLSRPDGFMANRKGVAGPTVPVDHANMYQNYGFVSHIGRGPHYFGVAALRRSSFINTPLLAQCQATGNSTACSQALPPLYDWAVATLSVHMSTMPPI; encoded by the coding sequence ATGTTTGATTTACTCGGGCGATTGACCGTTGTTCTGACTTGTATTTGGGCCTTTCCGCTCTTGGCTCAATCGCCTTCAACGCAGATGCTGAGCTCTGCGCGGAGCGATGTTGGGTTTGTTGTAGCTACCAACTGCACCGATGGTCAGGACCGCTCTGGAACCGCGTTCGTTTGGCCCACCTCAAAACAGGTCATCACCGCCAGACATGTCGTGGCTGGGTGCAATACAATAAATATCGTGTTCAAGAACCACGGAACTTTTAGCGCCGGACCGATTAGGGAAATTCGCGCACAAGACTTGATCGCATTAGAGCTGGATAGCCCTACTGGCGCAACTGTTCAAACATTGACCGATGCCTTCCCTCCGTTGCATTCGCAAGTCGCGGTCGTCGGTTTTGCACTGGGGGCTCCCACCGCCGATGACAAACTACTCACCGTAACAACGGGCAATCAGCCACCTCCAGCCAAATTGAGAGACCTTTTACCAAGTGCGGAAAGGAACACTGTTGCTCAAAATGGTCCGTGGGAGCTGGATACAGCAATACTGCGGCTAGATGGAAATTTGACGCACGGCCATTCTGGCGCGCCGGTGTTCGACCACCAAGGTAGAGTCGTTGCTATCGGTGCAGGGGGTCTGAAAAGCGGAGCCACGGGCATAGTTTGGGCAGTAAATGCCAGCTATCTGTTGGACCAGAGCAATTGGAGCAGCGTTTCAGCCGGACAAGCTGTTAACCCGGAGACTAACCTCTCGTTTTCTGTTCAGAGCCCGCAGTCCACAATCAACACTGTAAATTGTGGTAATTTTAGTCTCTCACTCTCACGCAAAAGTACATTCTATGAGATCGCAGCGACCGTGGATGATCCGCTTGGATTGCAACAACTACAAAACGCTGTCGGATTTGGATTGCCGCTAAATTTTAACGAACTGGTGTTCGAAGTTTGGGAGGATTTAGTTTCGGGTGCTGTCATCCCCCTCCCACAAGGAAGCGATCTTCGTCCTTCTAGCTCAGGCTGCACTGCCACGGTGGGAAACGGGGTCGCTATTTGGATCAGATCTTACGATGCATCGGGAGACGCAAACTTTCAGTTTTCAATTCAGAATTTCTCCCTTCAGCTTGAAAGTGACTTGGGTTTTGCAATCGGGCCGAATGTATTTGATCCAAATTTCACGTATAGTTACCCTCTTTCCCGGCCAGACGGTTTTATGGCCAATAGAAAAGGTGTCGCCGGGCCCACAGTCCCTGTAGACCACGCGAACATGTATCAGAACTACGGGTTTGTTTCCCACATTGGCCGGGGACCGCACTATTTCGGAGTTGCTGCATTGAGGCGAAGTTCGTTCATCAATACCCCTTTGCTGGCCCAGTGTCAGGCAACTGGAAATTCAACGGCGTGCAGTCAGGCATTACCACCACTCTATGATTGGGCAGTGGCGACGCTGAGTGTCCACATGTCGACGATGCCGCCAATTTAG
- a CDS encoding endonuclease/exonuclease/phosphatase family protein, whose product MCLNGWGGKLHEALVPYVAESAPDVLCLQEVVHSPISEKDWLTYRDGDHILPQRANFFRDVARALPEHTATFCPAAQGVLWDEDQSFPSQWGLATFVHKSIPIIGQVQGFVHKGYSPVGYGDHPRSRSAHGIRVYDYNSDRCISVTHMHGLRDLNGKMDTPERAEQAQRLLALSRHISEPGDLRIVCGDFNVEPHSETLEILGAAGLSELVTGRGFTSTRNTQYKKSGKFADYMLISDADAVQEFNVVYNPEVSDHCPLVLTI is encoded by the coding sequence ATGTGCTTGAATGGGTGGGGTGGTAAGCTTCACGAAGCGTTGGTTCCCTATGTCGCAGAATCTGCACCTGACGTGCTCTGCCTGCAAGAAGTCGTCCACAGCCCCATTTCTGAAAAAGACTGGCTGACATACCGCGATGGGGATCACATCCTGCCCCAACGGGCAAACTTCTTTCGTGACGTTGCCAGAGCCTTGCCGGAACACACAGCAACCTTCTGTCCCGCCGCGCAGGGCGTGCTCTGGGACGAAGACCAGTCGTTCCCCTCCCAATGGGGGTTGGCCACATTCGTGCATAAGTCGATTCCGATCATCGGGCAGGTTCAGGGGTTTGTGCACAAGGGCTATTCGCCTGTCGGGTACGGTGATCATCCTCGATCACGGAGCGCCCATGGCATCCGGGTTTATGACTACAACTCGGATCGCTGCATCAGTGTCACCCATATGCATGGGTTGCGCGATCTGAATGGAAAGATGGACACACCCGAGCGGGCGGAACAGGCGCAGCGGCTTCTTGCGCTGTCACGGCACATCTCTGAACCGGGCGACCTGAGGATCGTCTGTGGCGACTTCAACGTTGAACCGCACAGTGAAACGCTTGAAATTCTTGGGGCGGCTGGTCTGTCAGAGCTGGTGACCGGTCGCGGCTTCACCAGTACGCGAAATACACAATACAAAAAGTCTGGCAAATTCGCGGACTACATGTTGATCAGTGACGCCGATGCGGTGCAAGAATTCAATGTAGTCTACAACCCAGAGGTTTCGGATCACTGCCCCTTGGTGCTTACAATCTGA
- a CDS encoding LysR family transcriptional regulator encodes MKFRHLRYFVAVAEELNFTHAAERLNMAQPPLSQQTKQMEDDLGTILIERGSRPMRLTRAGGAMLEHATRIW; translated from the coding sequence ATGAAATTTCGACACCTAAGATACTTTGTCGCTGTCGCGGAAGAGCTGAATTTCACACATGCAGCTGAGCGGCTGAATATGGCGCAGCCTCCCTTGAGCCAACAGACCAAACAGATGGAAGATGATCTGGGTACAATCCTGATTGAACGGGGAAGCAGGCCAATGCGCCTCACCCGAGCAGGTGGGGCCATGCTGGAGCATGCAACACGGATATGGTGA